The Archangium lipolyticum genome window below encodes:
- a CDS encoding ABC transporter permease, with protein sequence MSLRSARVLRVSAEEWRALVRNRVAMIASLTLAALSVTSAILGMEQRNATEAARARYQATADEAFDAQPDRHPHRMVHYGQFVFRPLSALAFFDPGVDGFTGNTVFLEGHRQNSANFSEARQSSLLLRFGQLTPAFVLQTLAPLLIIFLAFGAIAREREQGTLRLLLAQGLRPSELAAGKLLAHAGVVAAVAAPALLVLAIAALAGWAPPVPSLLMVSGYLVYLTIWAVAALFVSLLVRRARDALLILVAAWMGGVILAPRILPEIAVARIPTPTRIETDVAIHRELKQIGDSHNPDDPYFSEFKAKTLARYGVEKVEELPVQWAGLVGMEGERLTSGLFDRYAREAFAREAEQNRLVRQFGVLSPLIAVRQLSMSLAATDTESHQDFLEQVEQHRYRFVQALNLMQVMKIPNRNAGEDPRISADHWKTLPSFTYRAPDVLQLASERIRANLLVLVCWLAVFLVGCGLAARRLEEAAR encoded by the coding sequence ATGAGCCTCCGAAGCGCGAGGGTGCTGAGGGTCTCCGCCGAGGAGTGGCGGGCCCTGGTGCGAAACCGGGTGGCGATGATCGCCAGTCTCACGCTTGCGGCCCTGAGCGTGACCTCGGCCATCCTGGGAATGGAGCAGCGTAACGCCACGGAGGCGGCCAGGGCCCGCTATCAGGCCACGGCGGACGAGGCGTTCGACGCTCAGCCGGACCGCCATCCGCACCGGATGGTGCACTATGGACAATTCGTCTTCCGGCCGCTCTCGGCGCTGGCTTTCTTCGATCCGGGGGTGGACGGCTTCACCGGTAACACGGTGTTCCTGGAGGGGCACAGGCAGAACAGCGCCAACTTCAGCGAAGCGCGGCAATCCTCGCTGCTGCTGCGGTTCGGCCAGCTGACGCCGGCCTTCGTGCTGCAGACCCTGGCGCCACTGCTCATCATCTTCCTTGCCTTCGGTGCCATCGCGCGGGAGCGCGAGCAGGGAACCCTGCGGCTGCTCCTGGCCCAGGGATTGCGGCCGTCCGAGCTCGCCGCGGGCAAGCTGTTGGCTCATGCCGGTGTGGTGGCCGCGGTCGCCGCGCCGGCCCTTCTGGTGCTGGCGATCGCGGCACTCGCCGGCTGGGCGCCGCCAGTCCCAAGCCTGCTGATGGTATCCGGCTATCTTGTCTATCTGACCATCTGGGCGGTCGCGGCCCTGTTCGTGTCGCTGCTGGTGCGGCGCGCCCGGGACGCTCTGCTCATCCTGGTCGCGGCCTGGATGGGGGGCGTCATCCTCGCTCCGCGGATCCTTCCCGAGATCGCGGTGGCGCGGATTCCGACGCCGACGCGTATCGAGACGGACGTGGCGATCCATCGTGAGCTCAAGCAGATCGGCGACAGCCACAATCCGGACGACCCCTACTTCTCCGAGTTCAAGGCGAAGACCCTCGCTAGATATGGCGTCGAGAAGGTCGAGGAGTTGCCAGTCCAATGGGCGGGTCTGGTCGGCATGGAAGGAGAGCGCCTGACGAGCGGCCTGTTCGACCGCTACGCGCGGGAAGCCTTCGCAAGAGAGGCCGAGCAGAACCGGCTCGTGCGCCAGTTCGGTGTCCTCAGCCCGCTCATCGCCGTGCGCCAGCTCTCCATGAGCCTGGCCGCCACCGACACCGAGAGCCACCAGGACTTCCTCGAGCAGGTGGAGCAACACCGCTATCGCTTCGTCCAGGCGCTGAACCTCATGCAGGTGATGAAGATCCCCAACCGGAACGCCGGAGAGGACCCCCGGATATCCGCCGATCATTGGAAGACGTTGCCGAGCTTCACCTATCGGGCGCCGGACGTGCTCCAGCTCGCGAGCGAACGGATCCGGGCCAACCTTCTGGTTCTGGTCTGCTGGCTGGCGGTCTTTCTCGTGGGTTGCGGTCTGGCGGCCCGTCGTCTGGAGGAGGCCGCGCGATGA